AAGAGCAACTCCCAACTTTAGCTCATATTCTTATGCAAAAAATTTAGAATTATTTAATCCTGAAATTGCAAAAACCCTTCTAGATGAAGCTGGGTATCCTAATGGCAATGGATTTCCAACTTTAAAATTAAAATATAATACAAACGAAGCAAATAAAAAAATTTGTGAATTTATCCAAAACCAATGGAAAAAAAATTTAAATATTAATGTAGAACTTGAAAACGAAGAATGGACAACTTACTTAAACACTAAAGCAAATGGAAATTACGAAATAGCAAGAGCGGGATGGATAGGGGATTATGCTGATCCTTCGACATTTTTAAAAATATTCACACAAGGATACACACAATTCTCATCTCACAATTACTCAAACCCAGAATACAACGAACTTATTAATAAATCCGATCTTGAACTTAATCCGATAAAAAGACAAGACATCCTAAGGCAGGCAGAAGAGATAATTATTGAAAAAGATTTTCCAATAGCCCCAATATACATATATGGAAATAGTTACCTTTTCAGAAATGACAAATGGACAGGATGGAATACCAATATTTTAGAAAGATTTGATTTGTCTCAACTAAAATTAAAAAATAAATAATTTAATATTTAATTTAATCAAATAAAAATCGTCTATTAATTTATTTTTTATAGACGATTTTTATTGACTTTCTCATAAAAAAAAGATAGCTTGAAATTTATAAATAATTTTAATTTGGGGAAAGGTTAAAATGAAATTTGATAAAACTAAAAAAATTGGTAAAAAATTTAAAATAGTAACACTACTTATGCTTGCCGTGTCTTTAATTACATGCAATAATGATTCAGAAAAAGAAAAATTAGCATTTAAAGTGTACATAGGGGGAGCACCTTCATCGCTTGATCCACATTTGGTAGATGAGACAATTGGAGCAAGAATTTTAGAACAAATATTTTCAGGACTTTTAACACTGAATACCAAAACAGGAAAGCTAAAGCCTGGACTTGCCAAAAATTGGAAAGTCTCAAAAGATAAAAAAACATATCAATTTTACCTAAGAGACAACCTTGTTTGGAGCGATGGCGTTGAAATTACTGCTGAAGGCATAAGAAAATCTTTTTTAAGAATTTTAAATAAAACAACAGGATCTACACATGTTGACATGGTTAAATCAATAATAAAAAATGGACAAGAATATTTTGATGGAAAAGTATCTGATTCTGAACTTGGAATTAAAGCAATTGATAACAAAACATTGGAAATATTACTTACATCTCCAAAGCCCTATTTTCTTGAATTACTTCTACATTACACATTCATGCCAGTACCTATTCATGTTATTGAAAAATATAAGGGAAATTGGACAAACCCTGAAAACATGGTTACTAGCGGTCCTTTTAAATTAAAAAAAAGATTGCCTAATGAAAAAATTATCTTTGAAAAAAATGAACGCTATTATAATGCAAAAGAAGTAGAGCTTGATGAGCTTGTCTACATTACGTCTGACAATGATCTGACTGTATATAATATGTACAAAAACAACGAAATTGATGCTATTTTTAACAGCATCCCGCCGGACATTGTAAATGAAATAAAACTACAAAATGACTATTATCAACACAAAAGTAATGCAATTTATTTATACTCGTTTAATACAAAAATAAAACCCCTTAATGATGTTAAAGTTAGAGAAGCTTTAACATTAGCTATTGACAGAGAAACTTTAACTTACAAAGTGCTAAATGATGGTACAGTTCCTACAAGAGAAATAACCCCTAATCTTGAAAATTACAATTACGGTAAAAAATTAGCTTTATTTGATCCTGAAAAATCCAAAAGGCTTTTAGCAAAAGCTGGATATCCCAATGGAAAAGGATTTCCAATGCTAACGCTAAAATATAATACAAACGAAACTCATAAAAAAATTGCTGCATTTATTCAAAACCAATGGAAAAAAATTTTAAATATAAATCTTATGCTTACTAACGAAAATTGGCCTGTTCTTACCAACAGCAGAAATACAGGCAATTTTGAAATAATAAGAATTGGGCGAATTGGGGAATATTTAGACCCACACACATACTTTACTATATTCACAAGCGAAAATTCACAACTTGCATCGTACGGATATTCAAACCTAGAATTTGACAAACTCATCAGAGAATCAGATCTTGAAAAAGATCCTATAAAAAGAAAACAACTACTCAGAAAAGCAGAGTCAATAATAATTGAAAAAGATTTTCCTGCCGCACCAATATACATATATTCTGGGCACTATCTTTTTAGAAACGATAAATGGACTGGATGGAGTCCTAATGTATCAGAAGTTTATTATCTTTCTGAATTAAAACCAATTAAAAATGAAAACCGCAATTAATTAATTCTTAAAAGGGCTTAATATAAATTAAAAACAATATTTAAGTCTAATATAAAAGCAAAGCTGAATAAATCTCAATATAAAAGCTTTGCTTAAAGCAAAAATACATAAATAATGTGTAAGATTCTACGATAATTTCACCTAGAATCTTACACAAAAAAATTCTTCTCAAATCAAGATAATAAAATTTTAAACAAAAAATTTAAAACAAAAAATACATTTTATTAAAAATTGAATTATTAATTATAATACAAACAACCTCCTATTCTATCAAAAATTATCAATTATAGCTTGAAAAACAATAAAGACTATATGATATAATTGACTAATATATAAGTTATCAATATCTATTTACAAAGGATCAAAAATGTTAAAGTTTACTTTAAAAAAAATAATAGGAATGATACCAACTTTAATAGTAATAATTTTTTTATGCTTTTTTGTAATGAGAATGGCTCCCGGAAGTCCATTTGACTCTGAAAAACCCATTGATCCTCAAGTAAAAGCAAGATTGATGGAAAAATATCATCTTGACAAACCTTTTTATATTCAAGCCTTTTATTATATTTCAAACGCACTCAAAGGAGATTTGGGACCTTCTTTGAAAAAGAAAGACCTTACAGTTAATCAATACATAAAATTAGGATTTCCAAAATCACTTACACTAGGAGTAATATCCCTTATTATATCACTATCAATAGGAATACCAATAGGCATATTGGCTGCTATTTATAAAAATACTTATGTGGATTATATAATAACATCAATAGCAATATTGGGGATTTCCATACCATTATTTGTAATAGGACCAATTTTACAATACTTTTTTGCAATTAAATGGGGCTTACTTTACACCTCCGGATGGATTACAGAAAGAGGAGGATTTTCAAATTTAATTCTACCAATAATAACTCTTAGCATGCCTAATATAGCTATTTTTGCAAGAATAATCAGAGGATCGATGCTAGAAATAATACAGAGTGACTTTATAAGAACTGCACGTGCAAAAGGACTAAGCTTTAAAAAGATAGTCATAAAGCACATGTTAAGAGGAGCAATGCTGCCTATAGTAAGCTATATAGGTCCAGCATTTGCTGCCATAATCTCTGGAAGCGTAGTTATTGAAAAAATATTTAGAATTGCTGGAATGGGAATGTTTATAACAGAATCTGCACTAAACAGAGATTACCCAGTATTAATGGGAGGGCTGTTAGTATATTCAATAATACTGCTTATTTCTATATTAATATCAGACATTATATATAAAATGTTAGATCCAAGAATATAAGGGGAAATCAAAATGAATAGCTTTGAAAAACAAAATGAGAAAAACAACTCTAAACTCAAAAGAAGAGCTTGGTCAAGATTTAAAGAAAATAAACTGGCATTTGGCAGTCTTTTTGTAATTGGATTTTATATCTCAATTGCCATTCTACAACCAATATTGCCAATATATAAATACCATACTCAAATAGTAGAACATTCTGATTTGCCACCATCTTTCCAGGCTGCTGGAGAACTCTGGTACAATAAAGAAAAAAAATTTATTGAAAAATTAGCAAAAAAAGAAAAAAGAGAAATAAATGAAGTCGAGCTAAAAAAACTCGAAGACATAAAAAGAAAAATAGAAAATGAAGTTCAAATAATAGATAAAAGGGAGGCAAAAATACATAAAAGAGTATATTTGCTTGGTACAGACAATCTTGGAAGAGACTTGCTTGCAAGATTAATACAGGGCAGTCAAATTTCTCTTTCTATAGGATTTATTGGAGCTTTTTTGTCTATGATAATAGGAACTATTCTTGGATCAATAGCAGGATTTTTTGGGGGATTGACTGACAAAATAATAACTAAAACAATTGAAATTCTTTATGCATTGCCCTATTTACTTATTGTAATAATATTAATGGCAATAATGGAAAGAAGCATAATAGGATTATTCATAGCACTTGCATTTGTATCGTGGTTAACAGTAGCTCGAGTTGTACGAGGTCAAGTACAATCACTATCAAGTTCAGAATTTATACAAGCAGCCAAAACCTTTGGTGCGACAAATCAAAGAATAATATTGAAGCACTTAATCCCTAATAGCATTGGAATGATAGTTATATTCACAACAATAAGAGTTCCAAGCTTTATTATAGCTGAAGCATTTTTATCCTTTTTGGGACTTGGAATTTCAGCTCCAATGACAAGCTGGGGAGAACTAGTGCAAAATGGAATTGCTACATTTGTTGAATATCCATGGAAAGTTTTTATTCCGGCTATAGTTATGACAATATTTTTATTATTTATGAACTTTTTAGGTGACGGATTAAGAGATGCATTTGATCCAAAAGATAGCATCTAAGGAAAAATTGAATGGAAAAAGAAAATATATTGGAAATAAAAAATTTAACAGTTGAATTTAGACTAAAACATACAACAATTCATCCCGTAAGCAATGTTAACCTATCTGTAAAAAGAGGAGAAATTAGAGCCATTGTTGGAGAATCTGGAAGTGGAAAATCCGTAACAAGCATGGCTATTTTAAAATTATTGCCAGAACTTACAACAGTATATAAAAGTGGAGAAATATTATTTGAAAATCAAGATCTGCTAAAACTTAGCGAAAAAGAACTTTTAAAAATTAGAGGTAATAAAATATCAATGATATTTCAAGATCCAATGACTTCATTAAACCCATTTTTAAGGATATCAACTCAACTTGAAGAAACAATAATTTTACACCAAGGATTAGGGAAAAAAGAAGCCAAAGAAAAAGCAATAGAAATGCTAAAAACTGTTGGTGTTGTAAACGCAGAAGAGAGAATAAAACATTTTCCACATCAATTTTCAGGAGGAATGAGACAAAGAGTTATGATTGCCATGGCACTTAGCTGCCATCCATCCTTACTAATAGCAGATGAACCGACAACAGCCCTTGATGTTACAATCCAAGAGCAAATATTATTATTAATCAAAAACCTATCTAAAAAATTCAATACTTCTACCATATTTATAACTCATGATCTTGCAGTTGTTGCTGAAATTTGTGATACAGTATCAGTCATGTATCAAGGAAAAATTGTAGAAGAAGGAACAGTAGAGGAAATATTTAACAATCCTAAACACCCTTACACTATTGGGCTTTTAAAATCAATTCTTACACTAGAACAAGATCCAAATAAAAAGCTTTATTCAATAAAAGAAAACCCTATCAAGATCACAAAAACCAGTGCCGAGGAGTTTTAAATGAGAAATAAAAAAGAAATAATTCTTAAAGTAGAAAACTTAATGCAAACATTCACAACGGGAGAAGATTTTTTATTTTGGAAAAATAAACAAAAAGTAAATGCAGTAAACAATATTAGCTTTGAAGTTGAAAAAAACAAAACTTTAGGACTAGTAGGAGAATCTGGTTGCGGCAAATCTACTACTCTTCGCTCAATAATGCAACTTTACACGCCAACTTCTGGAGGCATCTATTTTAACGGGAAAAACATAACTAAACTCTCAAAAAAAGAACTCTTAAAAACAAAAAAAGATATGCAAATGGTATTTCAAGATCCTCATACTTCACTTGATCCAAGAATGACAATAAAAGAAATAATAGCAGAACCGCTAGAAATATACAATGAAAACAAAATTCTTCCAAAAACAAAACAAGAAATAGAACAAAGGGTAAATGAACTAACAGATATTGTTGGATTACATAAAAGCATGTTAACCAGATATCCTCATGAATTTTCAGGAGGTCAAAGACAAAGAATAGGAATTGCTAGAGCACTAGCTTTAAATCCTAAGCTTTTGCTTTTAGACGAAGCCGTTTCTGCACTTGATGTATCAATCAGAGCTCAAATTTTAAATCTACTAAAAAATCTGCAAAAAGAATTCAATTTGTCTTATTTATTCATTTCTCATGATCTTGCTGTAGTAAAATATATGAGTGATAAAATTGCTGTAATGTACCTTGGAGTTATCCTAGAACTTGCACCTAGAGAAACGCTATTTTCAAACCCAATTCATCCATATACTAAAATGCTAATAGCATCAATTCCTGAAATCAACCCCGAAAAAAGAAAAAATAAAAATATAAAACTAGACGAACAAACTTTAGCAAATATTAGAAAAATTCATTTATCAACCCAAGTACACCCAAA
Above is a genomic segment from Borreliella mayonii containing:
- a CDS encoding peptide ABC transporter substrate-binding protein codes for the protein MKFDKTKKIGKKFKIVTLLMLAVSLITCNNDSEKEKLAFKVYIGGAPSSLDPHLVDETIGARILEQIFSGLLTLNTKTGKLKPGLAKNWKVSKDKKTYQFYLRDNLVWSDGVEITAEGIRKSFLRILNKTTGSTHVDMVKSIIKNGQEYFDGKVSDSELGIKAIDNKTLEILLTSPKPYFLELLLHYTFMPVPIHVIEKYKGNWTNPENMVTSGPFKLKKRLPNEKIIFEKNERYYNAKEVELDELVYITSDNDLTVYNMYKNNEIDAIFNSIPPDIVNEIKLQNDYYQHKSNAIYLYSFNTKIKPLNDVKVREALTLAIDRETLTYKVLNDGTVPTREITPNLENYNYGKKLALFDPEKSKRLLAKAGYPNGKGFPMLTLKYNTNETHKKIAAFIQNQWKKILNINLMLTNENWPVLTNSRNTGNFEIIRIGRIGEYLDPHTYFTIFTSENSQLASYGYSNLEFDKLIRESDLEKDPIKRKQLLRKAESIIIEKDFPAAPIYIYSGHYLFRNDKWTGWSPNVSEVYYLSELKPIKNENRN
- a CDS encoding ABC transporter ATP-binding protein, whose amino-acid sequence is MEKENILEIKNLTVEFRLKHTTIHPVSNVNLSVKRGEIRAIVGESGSGKSVTSMAILKLLPELTTVYKSGEILFENQDLLKLSEKELLKIRGNKISMIFQDPMTSLNPFLRISTQLEETIILHQGLGKKEAKEKAIEMLKTVGVVNAEERIKHFPHQFSGGMRQRVMIAMALSCHPSLLIADEPTTALDVTIQEQILLLIKNLSKKFNTSTIFITHDLAVVAEICDTVSVMYQGKIVEEGTVEEIFNNPKHPYTIGLLKSILTLEQDPNKKLYSIKENPIKITKTSAEEF
- a CDS encoding ATP-binding cassette domain-containing protein; protein product: MRNKKEIILKVENLMQTFTTGEDFLFWKNKQKVNAVNNISFEVEKNKTLGLVGESGCGKSTTLRSIMQLYTPTSGGIYFNGKNITKLSKKELLKTKKDMQMVFQDPHTSLDPRMTIKEIIAEPLEIYNENKILPKTKQEIEQRVNELTDIVGLHKSMLTRYPHEFSGGQRQRIGIARALALNPKLLLLDEAVSALDVSIRAQILNLLKNLQKEFNLSYLFISHDLAVVKYMSDKIAVMYLGVILELAPRETLFSNPIHPYTKMLIASIPEINPEKRKNKNIKLDEQTLANIRKIHLSTQVHPKLEEVEKDHFVSKYLFDEMNK
- a CDS encoding ABC transporter permease; this encodes MLKFTLKKIIGMIPTLIVIIFLCFFVMRMAPGSPFDSEKPIDPQVKARLMEKYHLDKPFYIQAFYYISNALKGDLGPSLKKKDLTVNQYIKLGFPKSLTLGVISLIISLSIGIPIGILAAIYKNTYVDYIITSIAILGISIPLFVIGPILQYFFAIKWGLLYTSGWITERGGFSNLILPIITLSMPNIAIFARIIRGSMLEIIQSDFIRTARAKGLSFKKIVIKHMLRGAMLPIVSYIGPAFAAIISGSVVIEKIFRIAGMGMFITESALNRDYPVLMGGLLVYSIILLISILISDIIYKMLDPRI
- a CDS encoding ABC transporter permease, whose protein sequence is MNSFEKQNEKNNSKLKRRAWSRFKENKLAFGSLFVIGFYISIAILQPILPIYKYHTQIVEHSDLPPSFQAAGELWYNKEKKFIEKLAKKEKREINEVELKKLEDIKRKIENEVQIIDKREAKIHKRVYLLGTDNLGRDLLARLIQGSQISLSIGFIGAFLSMIIGTILGSIAGFFGGLTDKIITKTIEILYALPYLLIVIILMAIMERSIIGLFIALAFVSWLTVARVVRGQVQSLSSSEFIQAAKTFGATNQRIILKHLIPNSIGMIVIFTTIRVPSFIIAEAFLSFLGLGISAPMTSWGELVQNGIATFVEYPWKVFIPAIVMTIFLLFMNFLGDGLRDAFDPKDSI